The Garra rufa chromosome 18, GarRuf1.0, whole genome shotgun sequence genome window below encodes:
- the LOC141290682 gene encoding tripartite motif-containing protein 16-like, producing MQMADEQDSRMCSVCLQDLQENSCSQCIQNSLCGADLEEYMASVADLNESEDSATDLDDSNASVPDPDESVARVAEQLERTGLQTDQAENVECDSCAGRKEKAIKTCLVCLASYCEAHLKLHNDLNLGNAHSLVDVTGQLQRKMCSQHYKLLEVYCRTDRQCICCLCMLDTNHKGHDMVSAATERAEKQRQLEKSKQMVTDREAELKEIQKASQSLKNLAQATEEEGDRIYSDLLSFIQRSHTETITLVQSQMSTELDQIQGHLEGLEREILKLKRKQSELEQLSHTDDHIYFLQPGFTWVLHFLSSVLVPLSLDPNTAHRNLWLTEKNGAVACSLEPQSYPEHPDRFEWWAQVLSKEGLMGRHYWEVVWTGPYGVDIAVSYQDINRTGQGDDSGFGYNRHSWSLDCSIFSYALVHNNEETEISVPLSHRIGVYLDHRAGLLSFYSVSDTMILLHKVQTRFTQPLHPGFGLFQGSTAKFCEGGSLQIVNRPQNNKTSRNIIFFPTKYDSFSK from the exons ATGCAAATGGCAGATGAACAGGACTCACGCATGTGCTCGGTTTGCCTCCAGGACCTGCAGGAAAACAGCTGCTCTCAGTGTATTCAGAATTCCTTATGCGGGGCAGATCTGGAGGAATATATGGCTTCAGTCGCAGATCTGAATGAATCTGAGGATTCGGCCACAGATCTGGATGATTCCAATGCTTCTGTGCCAGATCCGGACGAATCTGTTGCTCGTGTTGCAGAGCAACTGGAGAGGACAGGACTTCAGACAGACCAAGCTGAGAATGTGGAGTGTGACTCTTGCGCTGGTAGGAAAGAGAAAGCCATCAAGACATGTCTGGTGTGTTTGGCATCTTACTGCGAAGCTCACCTCAAGTTGCACAATGATCTGAACTTGGGGAACGCACACTCACTGGTGGATGTCACTGGACAACTCCAAAGGAAGATGTGCTCCCAACATTATAAGCTCCTGGAGGTTTACTGCCGCACTGACCGCCAATGTATCTGCTGCCTCTGCATGCTGGACACCAACCACAAAGGACACGACATGGTCTCGGCCGCTACAGAACGAGCAGAGAAACAG AGGCAGCTGGAAAAGTCCAAGCAGATGGTTACGGATCGAGAGGCTGAGCTGAAGGAAATCCAGAAGGCATCACAAAGCCTCAAG AACCTGGCTCAAGCCACAGAGGAAGAAGGTGACAGGATCTACTCTGATCTCCTCAGCTTTATACAGAGAAGCCACACAGAGACGATTACACTGGTCCAAAGTCAGATGTCCACAGAGTTGGACCAGATTCAGGGACATTTGGAAGGTCTGGAAAGggagattttgaagttgaagagaAAGCAGTCCGAACTGGAGCAACTGTCACATACTGATGATCACATCTATTTCCTCCAG CCAGGCTTTACTTGGGTTTTGCATTTTCTTTCATCAGTTTTGGTTCCCTTGAGTCTGGACCCAAACACGGCTCATAGGAACCTTTGGTTAACGGAGAAGAACGGGGCTGTGGCTTGCAGTCTTGAGCCTCAATCATATCCAGAACATCCGGACCGCTTTGAGTGGTGGGCCCAAGTCCTAAGCAAGGAAGGTCTGATGGGTCGGCACTATTGGGAGGTGGTCTGGACCGGGCCTTACGGCGTTGACATCGCAGTGTCCTACCAAGACATCAACAGAACTGGGCAAGGAGACGACAGCGGTTTTGGGTACAACAGGCACTCCTGGAGTCTGGACTGCTCCATATTCAGTTACGCACTAGTGCACAACAACGAGGAGACGGAGATCAGCGTACCCCTGTCCCACCGGATCGGGGTGTATCTGGACCACCGGGCAGGACTGCTGTCCTTCTACAGTGTCTCAGATACTATGATCCTCCTTCACAAAGTCCAGACCAGGTTCACTCAACCTCTTCATCCAGGATTTGGGCTCTTTCAGGGCTCAACTGCTAAATTTTGTGAGGGTGGATCACTGCAAATAGTCAACAGACcccaaaacaacaaaacatctcggaatataattttttttccaacTAAATATGATTCATTTTCTAAATAG